Proteins encoded within one genomic window of Aerococcus viridans:
- a CDS encoding asparaginase has translation MTKRVLFILTGGTISAQDSDHGLVAGTINQELTEILASSGLDFTYEAVNLLSIDSTNMQPENWLQMAQVIQDQYEAYDGFVVVHGTDTMAYGAAALSYLVQNSTKPIVFTGSQVPLSKIGNDGVKNILDAVTYAISDQAYAVSIVFHGEVLLGTRSRKVRSRSYQAFQTIDFANRAVVRSQRVLPILNQSSDLGPVKFYNQLNPRVGLIKLTPGLPAQVIEAYCQLVDVIVIEGFGIGGIPQLTALDYAGQIRAAVNQGKYVILTTQVPMEGSDYEVYAVGQSILGEKHIIETANITSEALVMKAMWALGNSADFDHFKAMIQRPIDYDYLK, from the coding sequence ATGACCAAGCGCGTTTTATTTATACTGACTGGTGGGACGATTTCGGCTCAGGATTCCGACCACGGGCTTGTTGCCGGGACTATCAACCAAGAACTGACTGAAATCCTAGCATCTTCTGGGTTAGATTTTACTTATGAGGCAGTCAACCTATTGTCTATCGATTCAACCAATATGCAACCGGAAAATTGGCTGCAGATGGCCCAAGTTATCCAGGACCAATACGAGGCCTATGACGGCTTTGTTGTCGTGCACGGGACAGATACCATGGCCTACGGGGCGGCTGCTTTATCTTACCTGGTTCAAAACAGCACCAAACCAATTGTCTTTACTGGGTCACAAGTGCCCCTATCAAAAATTGGTAATGATGGCGTGAAAAATATCCTAGACGCCGTAACCTATGCCATTTCTGACCAGGCCTATGCCGTATCGATTGTATTCCACGGGGAGGTTTTACTGGGCACCCGGTCGCGCAAAGTCCGGTCTCGGTCTTACCAAGCTTTCCAAACCATCGATTTCGCCAACCGGGCAGTTGTCCGGTCACAAAGGGTTTTACCTATCTTAAATCAATCTAGTGATTTAGGGCCAGTTAAATTCTACAACCAACTGAATCCGCGCGTGGGCTTGATTAAATTAACGCCCGGCCTTCCAGCTCAAGTCATTGAAGCCTATTGTCAGTTGGTGGATGTCATCGTTATTGAAGGTTTTGGGATTGGTGGGATTCCGCAATTGACAGCTCTTGATTATGCAGGGCAAATTCGGGCAGCCGTTAACCAAGGAAAATATGTGATTTTAACCACTCAAGTACCAATGGAAGGTTCTGATTATGAGGTCTATGCAGTTGGTCAGTCAATTTTAGGGGAAAAGCATATTATTGAAACAGCGAATATCACCAGCGAAGCCCTAGTTATGAAGGCTATGTGGGCGCTTGGGAATTCGGCAGATTTTGACCATTTCAAAGCTATGATTCAAAGACCTATTGATTATGACTATCTGAAATAA